A window of Sphingobacterium sp. lm-10 contains these coding sequences:
- a CDS encoding FMN-binding glutamate synthase family protein translates to MRVRNLILGTIIIINLIIISFGLIFTHSWFWLLIIPVPLLVIALYHSFQSGHAILRNYPVIGYFRYFFESIRPELRQYFWESDTDGRPFNRRQRSIVYQRAKNQRETVAFGMQTDPQAIGNEWAAHSVFPVHIENHDLRTNVGNFQCKQPYSLSVYNISAMSYGALSRTAITALNKGAALQNFAHNTGEGGISQYHINGGDLIWQIGTGYFGCRDDLGKFSPELFREKATKPYVKMIEIKLSQGAKPGHGGILPAAKNTPEVAAIRHVVPGTDVMSPPAHNAFSTAEGLIEFVQELRDLSGGKPVGFKLCVGDKQEFIDICLAMQHTQIFPDFIAIDGSEGGTGAAPLEFTDNLGMPLYDALAFITTTLIRFGLKKHIKLIVSSRIVTGFDILKAVALGADACYSARGMMFALGCIQALKCNEDVCPVGVATQRPHLYKGLDVEDKYVRVGQFHRNTLRATVEIMEACGFKTLEEVSADKFFRKVDNQTTLSFHEIYFRNTGKLVNNRSGFEPEIFE, encoded by the coding sequence ATGCGTGTTAGAAATCTGATCCTTGGAACGATTATCATCATTAATTTGATCATCATTTCGTTCGGCCTTATTTTCACTCATAGCTGGTTTTGGCTATTGATTATACCCGTTCCGTTATTGGTTATCGCGTTGTACCATAGTTTCCAAAGCGGACATGCTATCTTACGGAACTATCCGGTAATTGGTTATTTCAGGTATTTCTTTGAGTCGATCCGGCCGGAGCTTCGCCAGTATTTTTGGGAATCGGACACCGATGGCCGTCCATTCAACAGACGACAACGTTCTATCGTTTACCAGCGCGCAAAAAACCAGCGTGAAACGGTGGCATTTGGCATGCAGACTGACCCACAAGCCATTGGCAATGAGTGGGCTGCGCATTCGGTATTTCCAGTGCATATTGAAAATCATGACTTGCGTACGAATGTAGGAAACTTCCAATGTAAGCAACCCTACAGTCTAAGTGTCTACAATATTTCGGCGATGAGTTATGGCGCTTTAAGCCGCACGGCGATTACGGCACTCAATAAAGGAGCGGCGTTACAGAATTTTGCGCACAACACCGGAGAGGGCGGAATTAGCCAGTACCATATTAATGGCGGTGATTTGATCTGGCAGATTGGTACAGGTTATTTCGGATGTCGGGACGATTTAGGGAAGTTCAGTCCAGAATTATTCCGGGAGAAAGCGACGAAGCCTTATGTAAAGATGATTGAAATCAAGCTTTCGCAAGGAGCAAAACCAGGACATGGTGGTATTTTGCCTGCGGCAAAAAACACACCAGAGGTCGCTGCGATTCGACATGTAGTGCCGGGTACTGATGTGATGTCGCCTCCGGCGCACAATGCTTTTTCTACCGCAGAAGGATTGATAGAATTCGTACAGGAGTTGCGTGATTTATCGGGAGGAAAACCGGTAGGCTTCAAGCTATGTGTGGGAGATAAGCAAGAATTTATAGACATCTGTCTTGCCATGCAACACACACAAATATTCCCCGATTTCATCGCTATAGATGGTTCAGAAGGTGGAACGGGTGCAGCTCCTCTGGAGTTCACCGACAACTTGGGGATGCCTTTGTACGATGCACTCGCTTTCATTACGACTACGCTAATCCGCTTTGGGTTGAAGAAGCACATCAAATTGATCGTTTCCAGTCGAATCGTTACCGGATTTGACATACTTAAAGCGGTAGCCCTTGGTGCAGACGCGTGTTACAGTGCGCGTGGAATGATGTTTGCATTGGGATGCATACAAGCATTAAAATGTAATGAGGATGTGTGTCCGGTCGGTGTAGCCACACAGCGGCCTCACCTCTATAAAGGTTTGGACGTGGAAGATAAATATGTACGCGTTGGTCAATTTCACCGAAATACGCTACGTGCAACAGTCGAGATTATGGAAGCTTGTGGCTTTAAGACATTAGAAGAAGTTAGCGCTGATAAGTTTTTCCGTAAAGTAGATAACCAAACCACGTTGAGCTTTCATGAGATTTACTTCCGTAATACCGGTAAGCTAGTCAATAATCGGAGTGGATTTGAGCCCGAGATTTTCGAATAA
- a CDS encoding Rossmann-like and DUF2520 domain-containing protein, with the protein MDIVLIGSGNVAHHLGAALKKAGHRIVQVYSPTAEHARRLADFLQSEATQSLHDLRSDADLYILAVRDQAIPEVVQQLPLSWQGTVVHTSGATSIDLLDKWSKYGVIYPPQSLSKEVPTDLSLIPFAIEGNKEAVKDFLFTTIHPIAPLSFEANSTQRLALHIAAVFANNFSNALYKIAFDILSDQNLPVDVIRPIILESAMKVQNRLPQQVQTGPARRNDTLTMEKHLEYLKLEPDWQTIYQIMSQFIKKSEI; encoded by the coding sequence ATGGATATCGTACTGATCGGAAGCGGGAATGTGGCGCATCATTTAGGCGCAGCCTTAAAAAAGGCCGGTCACCGTATTGTGCAAGTTTACAGCCCCACTGCCGAACATGCCCGACGCCTGGCCGATTTTCTGCAAAGCGAAGCCACGCAATCGTTACACGATCTGCGTTCGGATGCGGATTTATATATCTTGGCGGTACGTGATCAAGCGATTCCGGAAGTGGTGCAGCAGTTGCCGCTATCTTGGCAAGGTACCGTAGTGCATACCTCTGGCGCGACATCAATTGACTTGCTGGATAAATGGTCAAAGTATGGGGTTATTTATCCACCGCAAAGCCTATCCAAAGAAGTACCAACAGATCTTTCTCTAATTCCTTTTGCGATCGAAGGAAACAAGGAAGCCGTCAAGGATTTTTTATTCACCACTATACACCCCATTGCACCACTGTCTTTTGAGGCAAATTCTACGCAACGGCTCGCCTTGCATATCGCTGCTGTATTTGCCAACAATTTTTCTAATGCGCTGTACAAGATCGCATTCGATATTCTGTCGGATCAAAATCTGCCGGTTGATGTGATTCGACCGATCATATTGGAATCTGCCATGAAGGTACAAAACCGACTTCCTCAGCAGGTTCAGACCGGTCCGGCACGCAGAAATGATACGCTAACCATGGAAAAGCATTTGGAGTATCTCAAGCTAGAGCCTGATTGGCAAACGATTTACCAAATAATGTCTCAATTCATTAAAAAAAGCGAGATTTAG